In Desulfovibrio sp., the following are encoded in one genomic region:
- a CDS encoding response regulator, which produces MSLTREDVPVKKAPSARGMRFPLAFKILAPTLTISLLGSLLLFLWLHQVLVQKDEEDLQERMQTFLSTQVEQLSDPVWTFDQENIERLIRSYEPTSDLLQATLYDTEGNILAQVRGISANNFERTFTAVKHITRKAGGATFELGRLEVVFHDGRLREAASSRLVAELKTLVLLLSLLIGACALVVHFQIGVPLARLKKSLERNALPEGNEPLAWSSNDEIGDVVASYNSMLQEVDGKTRHLKLAAKVIENALEGVLITDQNGSILQVNPSFTAITGYSPEEVIGKNPRILGSGRQSPEFYQEMWKKISQEGSWAGEIWNKRKNGDIFPEWMTISALANPSGSITHYVSVFHDITESKQAEDELRTAKESAEIASKAKTEFLANMSHEIRTPLNGILGMLQLMQTTTTDYEQDEYISTAIKTTNRLSGLLTDILDLSKIESNKLSVHESTFNFLELQQSVQELFTTAAAEKGLDLIFTIDDNTPNHLIGDEARLRQVLFNLVGNAIKFTEKGSITVNISMMSKPDDTPVRVLFSVRDTGIGIPSDRLQEIFEPFTQVDRSYVRRHEGAGLGLAIVRRIVSLLSGELSIDSAEGQGTTVRAVFPLKTPATGRTRRPSGKSPKLSKTERGLQILLVEDEAINRITMARMLEKSGYAVATASNGHEGLQLAAKHSFDIILMDIQMPEMDGIEATGRIRSGKAEGVDPAVPIIALTAYAMSGDRERFLEAGMDSYVSKPVELEVLKQVMESVLRERGKL; this is translated from the coding sequence ATGAGCCTCACCCGCGAGGATGTTCCCGTCAAGAAAGCCCCGAGTGCCAGGGGGATGCGGTTTCCCCTGGCGTTCAAGATACTTGCGCCCACCCTGACCATATCCCTGCTCGGTTCCCTGCTCCTTTTCCTGTGGCTGCACCAGGTGCTTGTCCAGAAAGACGAAGAGGACCTCCAGGAGAGAATGCAGACGTTCTTGTCCACCCAGGTGGAGCAGCTGTCCGACCCGGTCTGGACTTTCGACCAGGAGAACATCGAACGGCTCATCCGAAGCTATGAGCCCACCAGCGACCTCCTTCAGGCCACCCTCTACGATACGGAAGGCAATATCCTGGCCCAGGTCCGGGGGATATCCGCCAACAACTTCGAGCGGACCTTCACCGCCGTCAAGCACATCACTCGCAAAGCCGGAGGGGCCACGTTCGAACTCGGCCGTCTGGAGGTTGTCTTTCATGATGGACGTCTGCGGGAGGCGGCCTCTTCCAGGCTTGTGGCGGAACTGAAAACCCTTGTCCTTTTGCTGTCGCTCCTCATCGGGGCGTGCGCGCTGGTGGTGCATTTCCAGATAGGAGTGCCCCTTGCCCGGCTTAAGAAGTCCCTGGAACGCAATGCCCTGCCGGAAGGCAACGAGCCCCTCGCCTGGTCCAGCAACGACGAAATCGGCGATGTCGTGGCCTCGTACAATTCCATGCTCCAGGAAGTCGACGGAAAGACCAGGCATCTCAAACTGGCGGCCAAAGTAATTGAAAACGCGCTCGAAGGCGTTCTGATAACCGATCAGAACGGCTCGATTCTCCAGGTCAACCCCAGTTTTACGGCCATTACCGGATACTCGCCGGAAGAAGTCATCGGGAAAAATCCGCGGATACTCGGTTCAGGCCGTCAATCGCCCGAATTCTACCAGGAGATGTGGAAGAAGATAAGCCAGGAAGGAAGCTGGGCCGGAGAAATCTGGAACAAACGCAAGAATGGGGACATCTTCCCTGAATGGATGACCATAAGCGCCCTTGCCAACCCTTCCGGAAGCATAACGCATTATGTTTCAGTTTTTCACGACATAACCGAGAGCAAACAGGCGGAAGACGAGCTTCGCACCGCCAAGGAATCCGCCGAGATCGCAAGCAAGGCGAAAACCGAATTCCTGGCCAACATGAGCCACGAGATACGCACCCCGCTCAACGGGATACTGGGAATGCTCCAACTGATGCAGACAACAACAACTGATTATGAGCAGGATGAATACATATCCACCGCAATAAAAACAACAAACCGTCTTTCAGGACTCCTAACCGACATCCTTGATCTTTCGAAGATAGAATCGAACAAGCTTTCCGTTCACGAATCCACCTTCAACTTCCTGGAGCTGCAGCAGTCGGTACAGGAACTATTCACCACCGCTGCCGCAGAAAAGGGATTGGACCTCATCTTCACAATCGATGACAATACGCCGAATCATCTTATCGGGGACGAGGCACGGCTGAGGCAGGTGCTTTTCAACCTTGTCGGGAACGCCATCAAGTTCACGGAAAAGGGATCGATCACCGTCAATATCTCCATGATGTCCAAACCGGACGACACCCCCGTCCGGGTACTCTTCTCGGTTCGCGATACCGGAATCGGCATCCCGTCGGACCGGCTGCAGGAAATTTTCGAACCATTCACCCAGGTGGACAGGTCCTACGTCCGCCGCCACGAAGGCGCCGGACTCGGGCTGGCCATAGTGCGGCGCATAGTGAGTCTTCTGAGCGGAGAGCTTTCCATCGACAGTGCCGAGGGCCAGGGCACTACCGTACGCGCCGTCTTCCCCCTGAAAACGCCTGCAACAGGGCGGACGCGAAGACCTTCCGGGAAGTCCCCGAAGTTAAGCAAAACGGAGCGCGGGCTTCAGATTCTTTTGGTGGAGGATGAAGCCATCAACAGAATCACCATGGCGCGAATGCTTGAAAAGAGCGGTTATGCCGTGGCCACCGCGAGCAACGGCCACGAAGGGCTGCAACTGGCCGCCAAGCACTCGTTCGACATCATCCTCATGGACATTCAGATGCCGGAAATGGACGGCATCGAGGCCACCGGCCGGATACGCTCCGGCAAGGCCGAAGGGGTCGACCCGGCCGTTCCCATCATCGCGCTGACGGCATACGCCATGAGCGGCGACAGGGAGCGCTTCCTTGAGGCGGGCATGGACTCCTACGTGTCCAAGCCGGTGGAACTTGAGGTTCTCAAGCAGGTGATGGAAAGCGTGCTCAGGGAAAGAGGCAAGCTCTAG
- a CDS encoding DJ-1/PfpI family protein — protein sequence MSAKRILMLIGDFVEDYEVMVPFQMLLMVGHDVHAVCPGKKAGDMVKTAVHDFEGDQTYTEKPGHNFLVNHDFEGVDPGDYDGLVIPGGRAPEYIRLNERVLDIVRHFAAAKKPIASICHGPQVLVAAGVLDGKGCTAYPAVKPDVLMAGGKWLEINETFTNAHVDGNLVTAAAWPAHPEWMRKFLVLLGSKIEA from the coding sequence ATGTCGGCAAAGCGCATTCTCATGCTTATCGGCGATTTCGTTGAGGATTACGAAGTGATGGTTCCTTTCCAGATGTTGTTGATGGTCGGGCACGATGTCCATGCCGTGTGCCCCGGAAAGAAGGCCGGAGACATGGTGAAGACGGCGGTCCATGACTTCGAAGGCGACCAGACCTACACCGAGAAACCCGGCCACAATTTCCTCGTGAACCACGATTTCGAAGGGGTGGACCCCGGCGACTACGATGGCCTTGTCATACCCGGAGGGCGCGCACCCGAGTATATACGGCTCAATGAGCGCGTTCTGGATATCGTTCGCCATTTCGCAGCGGCCAAAAAGCCCATAGCCTCCATTTGCCACGGCCCGCAGGTGCTGGTGGCTGCGGGAGTGCTGGACGGCAAAGGGTGCACCGCCTACCCGGCCGTGAAGCCGGACGTGTTGATGGCTGGGGGGAAATGGCTTGAAATAAACGAAACATTCACCAATGCGCACGTGGACGGCAACCTCGTCACCGCTGCCGCATGGCCGGCCCATCCCGAGTGGATGCGCAAGTTCCTTGTTCTGTTGGGGTCCAAGATCGAGGCGTAG